A single genomic interval of Malania oleifera isolate guangnan ecotype guangnan chromosome 11, ASM2987363v1, whole genome shotgun sequence harbors:
- the LOC131168509 gene encoding pentatricopeptide repeat-containing protein At3g09650, chloroplastic: MNTKPPLPPSSITATNSVFPFPHALTLHPVPPPASPTAPTKPPHSFRVQTAANRIDPNLSLTTSTAAATASTLPSNADDYKLLTLLRQRRTEEAWLIYSEGSRLPSSTCLSRLVSQLSYQNTHQSLTRAQSIVHRLRHEQQLHRLDANSLGLLAVAATKAGLTLYATSLIKSMLRSGYLPHVKAWSAVVSRLAASGDDGPALALRLFNSIVRRVRQFADPAAVGDARPDTAAYNAVLNACANMGNTGEFLRLFAEMSEFDAVPDALTYNVMIKLCTRADRKDLLVLVLERILDEGIPLCMTTLHSLVAAYVGFGDLETAEKMVQAMREGRRDLCKILRESNWQNPNHNEGDVFDKLLPISAKRSDHEPPLLPKQYAPNTRMYTTLMKGYMKAGRVSHTVQMLEAMRQQDDSASHPDHVTYTTVVSALVKAGRMDRAREVLAEMERTGVPANRITYNILLKGYCQQLKIEKAKELIREMADDARILPDVVSYNTLIDGCILIDDSASALACFNEMRARGIAPTKISYTTLMKAFGLSGQPKLANKVFDEMMNDPRVKVDLPAWNMLIEGYCRLGLYGEAKKIVQKMRESGLHPNVSTYGSLANGIALARKPGEALLLWNEIKERCEAKKEGENSRSSAPPLKPDEGLLDTLADICVRAAFFRKALEIVACMEENGISPNKTKFTKIYVEMHSRMFTSKHASRARQDRRKERKRAAEAFKFWLGLPNSYYGSEWRLEPEDGDEYASNSV, translated from the coding sequence ATGAACACAAAACCGCCATTGCCACCATCTTCAATAACTGCTACAAACTCCGTATTCCCATTCCCCCACGCCCTCACACTCCACCCCGTTCCTCCTCCAGCCTCACCTACTGCCCCCACCAAACCCCCACACTCATTTCGCGTCCAAACCGCTGCCAATCGCATCGACCCCAACCTCTCTCTCACCACCAGCACCGCCGCTGCCACCGCCTCCACGCTGCCATCCAACGCTGATGACTACAAACTCCTAACACTCCTCCGGCAAAGAAGAACAGAGGAGGCCTGGCTAATCTACTCTGAGGGGAGCCGCCTCCCCAGCTCCACCTGCCTCAGCCGCCTAGTCTCCCAATTATCCTACCAAAACACCCACCAGTCTCTCACCCGCGCTCAGTCCATCGTCCACCGCCTCCGCCACGAGCAGCAGCTCCACCGCCTAGATGCCAACTCCCTCGGCCTCCTCGCCGTCGCCGCCACCAAGGCTGGCCTCACCCTATACGCCACTTCCCTCATCAAGTCCATGCTCCGCTCTGGCTACCTGCCCCACGTTAAGGCCTGGAGCGCCGTCGTCAGCCGCCTTGCAGCCTCAGGTGACGACGGCCCCGCCCTTGCCCTCCGCCTGTTCAATTCCATCGTCAGAAGGGTCCGCCAGTTTGCGGACCCTGCGGCCGTAGGTGATGCACGACCGGACACCGCCGCCTACAATGCCGTACTCAATGCATGCGCCAATATGGGAAATACAGGGGAGTTCCTGCGACTGTTTGCGGAAATGTCTGAGTTTGATGCGGTGCCTGATGCGCTAACTTACAATGTTATGATCAAGCTCTGCACTAGAGCTGATAGAAAGGATTTGCTTGTGCTTGTCTTGGAAAGGATACTAGATGAGGGAATTCCCTTGTGCATGACAACTTTACATTCACTTGTTGCAGCCTATGTGGGTTTTGGTGACTTGGAAACAGCTGAGAAAATGGTTCAGGCAATGCGGGAAGGACGGCGAGATCTCTGCAAGATCCTCAGGGAATCAAATTGGCAAAACCCGAATCATAATGAGGGAGATGTATTTGACAAATTGCTTCCCATTTCAGCTAAGCGGAGTGACCATGAACCACCACTCTTACCGAAACAATATGCTCCTAATACTAGAATGTACACAACTTTGATGAAGGGATACATGAAGGCTGGCCGTGTAAGCCACACGGTCCAAATGCTGGAAGCAATGCGGCAACAGGATGATAGTGCCAGCCATCCCGACCATGTTACATACACAACTGTTGTTTCTGCACTTGTCAAAGCAGGCCGGATGGACAGGGCCCGGGAGGTGCTAGCCGAAATGGAACGAACTGGTGTGCCTGCAAATAGGATCACTTATAATATACTGCTGAAGGGTTACTGCCAGCAGCTGAAGATAGAGAAGGCAAAGGAGCTCATCCGTGAGATGGCCGATGATGCTAGGATATTGCCTGATGTGGTGTCATATAACACCTTAATTGATGGATGCATACTGATTGATGACAGTGCCAGTGCTCTGGCCTGCTTTAATGAGATGCGAGCGAGAGGGATTGCCCCTACCAAGATCAGTTACACCACTTTGATGAAAGCTTTTGGCCTATCTGGTCAACCAAAGCTAGCTAACAAGGTGTTTGATGAAATGATGAATGATCCACGAGTAAAGGTTGATTTACCTGCTTGGAATATGTTGATTGAAGGGTATTGTAGGCTGGGGCTTTATGGAGAAGCTAAGAAGATAGTTCAGAAAATGAGAGAGAGTGGGCTTCACCCCAATGTTTCTACCTATGGAAGTCTTGCAAACGGGATTGCATTGGCAAGAAAACCAGGGGAAGCACTTCTACTTTGGAATGAAATAAAGGAGAGGTGTGAAGccaaaaaggaaggagagaattCCAGATCTTCTGCCCCACCATTGAAGCCTGATGAAGGGCTGTTAGATACTCTGGCGGATATTTGTGTAAGGGCAGCTTTCTTTAGGAAGGCCTTGGAGATTGTGGCATGTATGGAAGAGAACGGAATATCACCCaataagaccaagttcactaaAATCTATGTGGAGATGCATTCAAGAATGTTTACTAGTAAGCATGCCTCAAGGGCAAGGCAGGACAGAAGAAAGGAGAGGAAGAGAGCAGCTGAGGCTTTCAAATTTTGGTTAGGATTGCCTAATTCTTATTATGGGAGTGAGTGGCGTCTCGAACCAGAGGATGGTGATGAGTATGCCTCAAACTCAGTTTAA